The following is a genomic window from Phaeodactylum tricornutum CCAP 1055/1 chromosome 31, whole genome shotgun sequence.
ATAGAGACGCGTTCGTCGCTGCCCGACACGCCGGTGAGTGCGCTCACGATCCCCACGTCGCACGCGTCGTCACTATCGTCGCCGTCAGCAGCGGCAACAGCGAACGATTCTTTCGCGTTGGAAATGAAGGAACGGGCTCGTACCCGTCGCGCCCGACAAGATCAGGTCGTCTCGGACCTCAAAGTCCAAATCCGTCGTGTCGAAGCCGCACTCCAGGCGGAAACCAAACGACGGGTACACGGACTCCAAAATCTCCAACAACAGACGGAGGCCAGTATCCGCACACTGCAAGAAAATTTGGAAGAGTCCTGGCGACTCCAACAAACAGCCACGGACGATCGCTGGCAACAACTGGCCGACCGATTGACCGCTTTGGAAGAGTCCTGGCGTGTCCACGTGGCGCGCTGGGAAGACCGCACCGGTTCGGAAAGTGCACAGGCGCGGGAGATGCTACGGGAACTGCAGGAGCAGGCGGAAGTGGCGCAGAGGGAGCGAGAGATTCGTGAAGAGAGTTTGCGACAGCGATTGGAAAACGTCGCGCAAGAAGCGGAACAAGCCTGGGACGAAGCCCGACGCGAACGGCGCGCGGCGACCGACGAACTGCAAACGCGGCTCGAACgatacgacgacaacgtgGAAGCGCACGTTCAGGGATTGCAACAAACCCTACGGCAAGAATTAGCCGCCCTGCAGGCCGATCTGCAAAGGGAACAAACGGAACGAGCGACGGCGGATCAAGATATTGCCAATGTCTTGAATCGCTACACGGAAACGATACAGAACAGTTTGGCCGTCGTTTCGGACGTATAGTGACTTCCTATAGAGTACCGTTAACGACATTCTAGGAATCCTTGAAAAAGGCAGGCATTTTCCGGTCGTGCGTTTCCACTAAAATGGTCATACTTTGTAGT
Proteins encoded in this region:
- a CDS encoding predicted protein, which codes for MAFYGVSNKCSDRIPVFVFMIFLDWFEYILLTSSSFRLDPNLDEQNTVQAKSRERVFPPPLDDVAYDSRDRDAFVAARHAAATANDSFALEMKERARTRRARQDQVVSDLKVQIRRVEAALQAETKRRVHGLQNLQQQTEASIRTLQENLEESWRLQQTATDDRWQQLADRLTALEESWRVHVARWEDRTGSESAQAREMLRELQEQAEVAQREREIREESLRQRLENVAQEAEQAWDEARRERRAATDELQTRLERYDDNVEAHVQGLQQTLRQELAALQADLQREQTERATADQDIANVLNRYTETIQNSLAVVSDV